The Corvus hawaiiensis isolate bCorHaw1 chromosome 1, bCorHaw1.pri.cur, whole genome shotgun sequence genomic sequence ctgcagcagcaaccAGGGCCGCCCATGGGGGCTGGGGACGGCCGTGGGCCCGCGgggcaggtgctggagcagcccgAGTTCCACGTGCTCTGCCAGGCCATCGTCAGCGGCTGCGCCAAGTTCGACAACTTCAGCATCGTCAACTGCCTGTACGCAGCGGCCGCGCTGGGTGAGCCACCCCCAGGGGTCTCGGACGGGCGGGAGCACAGCGCTGCAACAGGGGCCAGGGCCCGGGTCTGGGGGGATTTATGTGGTGGTGGATTTGTAGCAGATGGAGCTATGACCCTTGGGGGCTCTGGTCAGGGGGCAGGAGGGCTCGGGGAGCTCAGCTCAGCAGGGATGCTCTGCTCCTCCGGGGCAGGAGGGCTGAGTATCCCTGGCTGACCACAAGGTCAGTGCTGGAGCCAAGGGGAGTCACGGTGCTGGGCAGCCCTGCCTGGAAGGATGTGTATCAGCCACTTCTGGAGCTGAGTTCCAAGCCCTGAAAACCAGGAAACACCTGAGCACTGATGGGGGAGACCATGGGTTTGGCTGAACTCTTGGAGGGGACAAGCCCCATGTCACCAGGTGTTGCTATGTGGGAGAGAGGGTTTGAGGTATTTGGGTTCCTGTGCAGCTTCCTTGGGGTGCTACTGAGCTGGGGAGGCCCCGTCCTGAGGGGCTGTGTCCCAGGGGAGGCTGCATCCCAGAGGCTCCTCCTTCTGTGGGCTGAGGTGACCCTACAAGTTCTTCTGCTTCGAGGAAGGGGGTGGGGTCTACATCCAAAGAGGGGTGGACAGCAGGGCAGTAGGGGGaatctttccctctcccccacGCAGGTGAGGCCctacctgcagtgctgcttccagctctgaagcccagcagcagaaagacaTGGAGCGAGTCCAGgggaggccatggagatgctccaagggctggagctcctctgctctggagagggactttggacaggGTCCTGGAGGGACAAGACTGGGGGAATGGTCTCCCACTGCCAGgtggcagggttagatgggatattgggaaggaattcttccctgagagggtggtgaggctctggcacaggatgcccagagaagctgtggctgccctgtccctagaagtgtccaaggccaggctggacagggtttggagcaatctgggatagtggaaggtgtccctggtcatggcaggaggttggaactgggtgatctttaaggtcccttcccacccaaacaaTTCCAGGATTCCACAATCCGGCGGGTGCCTGCCCTCCTGCCCGTGGCTCCCCTCATCCTGTTCTCCTTCCCGTTCCCCACGGCCTTCCTGGGCCAGGGCTCGGTGGAACCGCCCGGCCACTGTTGACGCAGTAACTCGAGCCCCtgccgggggtgggggggccgGTTCTGCCCGTCGGCCCCAGGCCTGCGGCGCCGGGTGTTTGTTGACACTGAGCCGGAGCTGCCGGCGCTGCTGCCCTCGCCAGGCTCCCCATGCTGGgccccccacagctctgctgtgcccccCACTTTGTTCTGTCCCCTTGTCCCTCATTAACACAAACTCCAGCTTTCTTTTGAGGCCTTTTTATGgaacaaagcagctgctcaGACCAAATCTGCACGTTCCCCCTCCTGAGTTCTGATTAACAATAACCCGCAGTGACTTGCCCTGCGCTGCCCCTCGGCCTGTGCCTGCCCAAATCCTAGGGCGATGGGAAGCTCCAGGCCCCCCAACGCTCTTTGCCTCTGCTGAGGAGATCCCTCCTGACAGCCAAGGCACTGAGCCTGTGCCCAGGCCTGGATAACATGtcctgagctgcagggaagTGTTTCCCTGGGAGCCAGGTTGCACAAGCTAAAGCTGAACTGGGAAACGGGAGAAGGTCAAAAAAGCCAAAGGATTAGTCCGTGATGGAACAAACAGGGTTTAGTTTGGTCACATGGGATGTCACAGTTGTTTTCCAACCACAACTTTTTTTTACGAACTTTTTGAGGTGAGTTTTTTGGGTGCCCAGagtctctggaagtgttccaggccaggttggacaggtcttggagcaacctggtctagtggaagtgtccttgcccatggcagagggatggaactggatgggatttaaggttccttccaatccaaaaCAGTctggtgttgcagtggggatactgcaacacgcatatatcaaaccaggagtcccgtggaaaggaaatatatatggacagacagattcttgatagctgtttcagagatgtttatttctccagccgcatggccggggctctgctgaggaactgttccagtcacggggccaagggtccttctgcccgcgcagggaacacaaaccaaccaatgggaacgaggctgagcaggggcaggaaaccccgtgtctgtgccctcagggcccctctcccagggctccatggcaggggagggaccccaacagtctgggattttgggattctaTGAATTATTTATCTTTGGGATGTTTGAGAGTTAGGAAAAGAACCTTGCTATTGTGGGTGAGCTGCAGGGCTCCCATTCCAGTGGGATGGGTGGGAATGACTCCGCAGTTCCATGCAGTGTTTTCCATGGGTGCAGATGCGCTGATGTTCTGCCAgtgcttccccttccccttctcgTTTGGTCACTGATCCAGCACATCCATGCAGTCACGGCAGTGGGTTCCTGCCCAAGCTCCAGAGGTGGCTGTGCCATGCAGCTGAGCCATGCCCAGGATCTGAGCCGTGCCTGTGCCCGTCCCCCCTCCAGGGCTGCCCGGGGAGTCACCGCTCGTGCGGGTGCTGGAGGACGAGTCCCGCAGCCGCCTGGGCCGCTTCAACCAGAAGGACGTGTCGATGGTGTTCAGCAGCGTGATGCGGCTGCACCCCTCCAGCCCCCACCCGCTGGTCGAGTCCTGCCTCAGTAGCCTGGAGCGGCACCTGGAGAAGGAGCGGCACCCCCAGaccctcttcctgctgctctcctacTACCGGCTGCGGGCGCAGGCGCTGCAGGGCCACGCGGCCTCTGACCAGCAGCTCATCAACAACCGCAAGATCCTGCGGCTGGTGCGGCACACGCTGGGCCAGGTGAGCGCCATGCGGGAGCACGAGCTGGCGCTGCTGGACGAGATGCTGGCCCTGTGTGCCCAGGAGGCCAACAACAAGGCCCTGGAGGCCATCTTCAGCTCCCAGCTCTTCTACGAGAACCGGCAGGAGCGCTTCATTCGCAGCATGGCAGGTGAGGGGTGCCCAGGTGGGGTCCCAGCATTGCCACCCACATGGGGGGTGCAGAGCTCTGGTCGGGCAGAGGACATGGGGGCCCCTGGCCAGGTGGGGGCAACCTCGCAGACGCCTTCCCTGGCCCTGGGGACGTTTGGGTGGTGACAGCCCCAGCTGGGGCCCTGCTGAGCCACAGAACTGGAGCAGAAGGAGCCCTGTGTTGTGGCCACCCTTGTCACTGACTGCCCAGCCCTCTGACAGGCTGGGAGCCCCCCATTCCTCCAGGGACTGTTTTCCCACAGTGcctccaggctgggcacagTGGAGTTCTGGTGGGGTTTTACAGAAGGCCCCACCTGTGCACATTCCAGCTGTGCCTTCTGGCTGTGCATGACAGGAATCTGCCTGAGCCTCTCACCTGAGGGTTTTTAGGAACTGCCTGGCTTTTGAGGTTTTTAGGACTGGCGCTACTGTCCGGTCCTGTCCTCCCACCTGCCCGAGCTATGGTGGCCGCAGAGGACCTGCGGCGGGGACAGAGCTGGCCCCTGTGACGGCCTCCCCACTGTGTTGGCTCGGCAGAGTGGCTGCCCCGGAAGGCAGAGAACCTCACCCCCTACACCATGGCCCTCATCGCCAAGTACGTGGCGCGGCACCGGCTGCGTGAGCCGCGGCTGCTCGACACCATCGCCAACTTCCTGCTGAAGCGTGGGGAGCAGCTCGACAGCAAGGTGAGCGCTCGCCTCACCTATGGGGTCACCTCCATCtgtgggcacacctgggcaaaGGAGCCATGGCTCTTCTCCATCGTGATGGGGCATTCCAGGGGACCAGGGGTCATGCCCCCGTCCTGGCGGGCTCTGAGCACCCGTCTCTTCGTGGCACTGGGCAGGTGGCCCCGACCTGTCCCTTGTCCCACCCTGGTCCCACACTCTTCTCTTGCCACAGGTGATCCAGAAGCTGGTGTTCCCCTTCAGCCGGATGAACTACCGCCCCTCCAACCACGGCGAGCTCTTTCCCAAGCTGGaggccatcctggagcagaAGGCCAGCAGCTCACCACTGGCCACCGTCAACATCCTCATGTCCATGTTCCAGCTCAGCCACTTCCCGCAGACTGTCCTGCACCAGGTCTTCTCCCCAGGCTTCATCACCAATGTCATGAGTACGTTGGGCCTTTGCCAGGGTGCTcccagctggcagagccctggctggcGTGAGGGTGGTCCCCAGCAGCATGGCTGGGTGAGGGGATGCCCATCCCGGTGGGCTCCATCTGAGCTGCCCCCCACAGGCAGCCCCTACGCGCTGATTGTGCGCCGGTACCTGTCGCTGCTGGACGCGGCGGTGGAGCTGGAGTTCCGCGAGTACAGCGGCCCCCGCCTCGACCCGCGCTACCGCGTCCTCATGTTCGAGCACGCCCTGACTGCCGACGAGGCCAACAGGAAATACAGgtggggggggagagggggagcaCCCCTCTGCTGTCCCTCGCAGTGGGGGACACGGGGTCTGTGACCTACTCTGGCAGGATCCCAGATGGTGCTGGGATAAAGGCCCCTATAAAGGCAGCTCCAAAGCCTGTGGGGTAGCtctgtagaatcacagaatcatttagaaTTGCAGAATTGTTTGGGTTCAGAAAGCCTTGGAGACCGTGGAGTCCACCcgtcccccagcactgccaagcccaccactgaccatgtccccaagtgccacatccacgtggCTGTTAAAttcccccagggatggggacttccccctgccctgggcagtggtgccagggctgggcagccctTTTGGGAGGCTTTTAGTGTCCCAATACTGCAAGGACCTTTTCTGCAGAAGGAACTGGAGCCCATCCCCTCTTGACCCCCAACAGCAGAGCCCAAAACTCCAGCTctgtggctcctgctcctgggggtTCCCGTCTCTGCATGGATGTACtcagcaccagcagtgctggggagatgtgccagcccctgcagtgtcccccTGACTGTCCCTTCCTTGCAGCTACAAGGGGCTGGTGGCCGAGGCGCTGCGACAACTGGTGGGGGAGGAATGCTACCGGCAGGACGAGGTGCTCCCCCCTGGGTACTGCACAGGTAACCcccctgggctgtggggagagggCTGCCAGGTGGGGTCTGGGGGCTGAGGATGGGAGTTTATTTGGGGCAGAATGAGCTCTggctgctttgtcactgccttCCCTGTGACACTGCCTTTGGGACAAAGCTCCCTGAGCCCTCCCCTTGCAGAAATGGGGGGTTCCCCTGTGCCTCTGGCACAGACTCCCAGCTGGGGCACAGAATTCCCAAGCCCATGTCCCATCAGTTGCTGATCCCTGTTCTGTCTCCTGCAGACTTCCTGCTGTGGATCAACCGCTCAGGCACGGTGCTGCCTCTCTCACGCGTTCCGGCAGCTTCCAGGGCTCCCCCAGCCACGTCCCCCGTCACCATGTCCCTGCGGTCCAGTGTCCTCGCCCTCACCTCAGACTTGCAGGACTTTGCCCCATTTGCTCCAGAGACGCCCAGCAGCCCCCCAGGCCCCCGGGAgagcggccgggccgggcggttCCTGCCGGCGCTCTGTCCAGCGCCAGGGGGGCCCTGCTTCCAGCCCCCCTCGGACTATTACTGCGGGCTGAGCAAGGAGCCGTCCCTGGCCAGCCCGGGCAGCTCCACACTCAGCAGCCCCTCCGAGTGCCTCTCGGCGCCGCCACCCAGCACCCCCGACTGCTCCCCCCGCACCTCTACCACCTCCCTCTTCCAGTTCCCCATCGGCAAaatcctggaggaggaggaggagaccgCCAGCTGCCCCAGCCAAGAACACGGCTGCTTCCAGGGGGAACGGGCCCAGGAGGAACCTGAGGAGCGGAGCCCCCCAGCCAGCGAGGACGCCGGCCCCCCACCCTCACCATGCCGGCCCAGCCCCAAGCGGGGGCCAGGCGAGGGGCTTCAGGGTGCCGAGGAGATACAGAGGTATGGAGCAGGGCCATGTCCCTGGGCCATGTCCCTGGTCCCTTCTGGCAGGACAGCCACCCTGGCACTGCCTTGGGCTCCTGCCCACTAAGACGCTCAGCCCTGGCCCCTTCCTGCCCACTGCCATGGGGCACCCACAGACCCATGTCCCCACTGCCCTGAGGTGCTGGATACAGCTGTCCCTGCCACCAGCAGGATCTGGGGTCGTTTGGGGTGCTACTCTTCAGCTGCCACAGTGCTGGGGAGTAAGGTCCATAGGGTGGGGTGATACTGAGGTGTGGAGTGACACTGTgctccccgctgtcccctctaCAGGGTGGTGCTGTCGGTCAATGACAAGTGGCACTACTGCCAGAACTCCGACATCCTGGTGGGTTCCCGGGCCATGAGGGACCGGCACCTGCGGCTGCTGGGATACTGTCTGGTGCAGGTAAGTGGAGGCTGCCCCTAACTCCTCAGGGCCGGGGGACACAGTGGGTGATGGGCTGTGAGCTGGCATCTGATGGGCCCAGAGCTGAGAGCTGGTATCCCCATGGAAGGATGGGCCCAGACCTGGCATCCCCACTGTAAACACTCCTGTTCCTGTGAGAGGAAGCAGGGCTGACTCATCCTCATGTCTCCTtgccccccccaccccatccaGGACTTTTTCCATGCAGCTAGTGGGTGTCACCAGTCCTGATGGAAAGCAGAGACAAGGAACAGTCTGTCCTGTGAGCTGAGACCCAACCTGagtgaggggaaggggagggtgTTCAGCCTGGGCTGGCAGACACAGCCATGGTGGCGGCGTTGGGTGTGG encodes the following:
- the FASTK gene encoding fas-activated serine/threonine kinase; amino-acid sequence: MLCPLLCPWLRALTRAGPRGPAARERRGAAMFPACCCAGKARPRLLLPLDPYGHGLLPTVHPDGGRGRTHGKRKSWNFIHEKMSYDTFFTMKRLIERSRSVGEVLRWVTQNPGKVSASHYPIALHKLGQLLQQQPGPPMGAGDGRGPAGQVLEQPEFHVLCQAIVSGCAKFDNFSIVNCLYAAAALGLPGESPLVRVLEDESRSRLGRFNQKDVSMVFSSVMRLHPSSPHPLVESCLSSLERHLEKERHPQTLFLLLSYYRLRAQALQGHAASDQQLINNRKILRLVRHTLGQVSAMREHELALLDEMLALCAQEANNKALEAIFSSQLFYENRQERFIRSMAEWLPRKAENLTPYTMALIAKYVARHRLREPRLLDTIANFLLKRGEQLDSKVIQKLVFPFSRMNYRPSNHGELFPKLEAILEQKASSSPLATVNILMSMFQLSHFPQTVLHQVFSPGFITNVMSSPYALIVRRYLSLLDAAVELEFREYSGPRLDPRYRVLMFEHALTADEANRKYSYKGLVAEALRQLVGEECYRQDEVLPPGYCTDFLLWINRSGTVLPLSRVPAASRAPPATSPVTMSLRSSVLALTSDLQDFAPFAPETPSSPPGPRESGRAGRFLPALCPAPGGPCFQPPSDYYCGLSKEPSLASPGSSTLSSPSECLSAPPPSTPDCSPRTSTTSLFQFPIGKILEEEEETASCPSQEHGCFQGERAQEEPEERSPPASEDAGPPPSPCRPSPKRGPGEGLQGAEEIQRVVLSVNDKWHYCQNSDILVGSRAMRDRHLRLLGYCLVQLPYTELEKVSGIEEAKHYLRQKLRELRF